A stretch of the Glycine soja cultivar W05 chromosome 13, ASM419377v2, whole genome shotgun sequence genome encodes the following:
- the LOC114382580 gene encoding uncharacterized protein LOC114382580 — MDREQEEMQFLGFFDIYKEASKIILSWRKIFTQITSTLILPLSFIFLIHMEISNLLFRKILINEIVMDETRRNTPQYNKLDRMISSELITLVLFKIAYFTLLLIFSLLSTSAVVYTIASIYTAKEVTFKRVMSVVPKVWKRLMLTFLCAFAAFFIYNIVTMLVMFLSIVTIGISSGGVVVLVLITVLYFIGFVYLTVVWQLASVVTVLEDSWGIRAMAKSKELIKGKMVLSIFVFFTLVASFVSIRVLFKVMVVDGWRVSSVDKTAYGVLCFLLLSCLFLFGLVLQTVLYFVCKSYHHENIDKSALADHLEGYRGEYVPLTAKDVQLEQYQV, encoded by the coding sequence ATGGACAGAGAACAAGAAGAGATGCAATTTCTTGGGTTCTTTGACATATACAAAGAAGCCTCTAAGATCATACTTTCATGGAGGAAAATCTTCACCCAAATCACCTCAACACTAATCCTGCctctctccttcatcttcctaATCCACATGGAAATCTCCAACCTCCTTTTCAGGAAGATCCTCATCAACGAAATAGTCATGGACGAAACAAGGCGTAACACACCCCAATACAACAAGCTTGACCGCATGATCTCTTCTGAATTGATCACTCTTGTGCTCTTCAAAATCGCATACTTCACTCTTCTTCTCATATTCTCTCTCCTTTCTACCTCGGCAGTAGTCTACACCATCGCATCAATCTACACCGCAAAAGAAGTGACATTCAAGAGGGTCATGAGTGTTGTCCCTAAGGTGTGGAAAAGGTTAATGTTGACCTTTCTATGTGCCTTTGCTGCTTTTTTCATTTACAATATCGTGACCATGTTGGTTATGTTCTTGTCAATAGTCACAATAGGGATAAGTAGTGGTGGGGTTGTGGTTTTGGTTTTGATAACGGTTTTGTACTTCATTGGGTTTGTGTACCTCACCGTGGTGTGGCAGCTAGCAAGTGTTGTGACCGTGTTGGAGGACTCGTGGGGGATTCGAGCCATGGCCAAGAGCAAGGAGTTGATAAAGGGGAAGATGGTTTTATCCATATTCGTCTTTTTCACCCTTGTGGCTTCTTTTGTTTCCATTAGGGTTTTGTTCAAGGTGATGGTGGTTGATGGATGGAGGGTGAGTTCTGTGGACAAAACAGCATATGGGGTTCTCTGTTTCTTGCTCTTGTCTTGTTTGTTCCTCTTTGGGCTTGTTCTTCAAACTGTGCTCTACTTTGTTTGCAAGTCCTATCACCATGAGAATATTGACAAATCGGCTTTGGCAGATCATCTTGAAGGGTATAGAGGAGAGTATGTTCCATTGACAGCTAAGGATGTTCAGCTGGAGCAATACCAAGtttga